The following nucleotide sequence is from Thioalbus denitrificans.
GATCTCCACCACCGCGTCCACCAGCCCCTCCACCGCCTTGGCCTCGGTGGCGCCCCAGGAGAACTCCACCTTCGCATCGATGCCGCGCTCGGCCAGGTAGCGGCGGGTGAAGCCCACCAGCTCGGTGGCGACGCGCCTGCCCTGCAGATCCGCCACCGAGCGGATGGGGGAGTCGTTGGGCACCACCAGCACCCAGCGGCAGGGCTGGTCCGAGCTCTTGGAGTATTCCAGCGAGCAGATCTCCTCCACCTCCGAACCGTGCTCCAGGATCCAGTCCAGCCCGGTGAGCCCGAGATCCAGGGTGCCGTTCTCCACGTAGGGCGCCATCTCCTGGGCCCGCACCAGGGCGCAGCGCAGTTCCGGGTCGTCCACCGTGGGGAAGTAGTTGCGCGAGCGCGGCGTGATATGCCAGCCCGCCTGCCGGAACAGCGCCAGCGTCGCCTCCTCCAGGCTGCCCTTCGGAATGCCGATCTTGAGCTGCTTCATTCCCCCTCCCCCGTTTTCCTTTTTATCCGCAGATTACGCAGATTACGCAGATTTCTGTTTGCAGGATAACGCTTTCGTTTTCCGGCCCGACCGCAGTGGCGACTCAGTATCCGACGACATGCCCAAACTCCATCCGGCCACGATCAGGACAAGGCCTGCATCCGAAATCCTGTGAATCCTGAAAAATCCTGTAAATCCTGTCTATCGAAAAATGCCGCCTACCCGGCCGTGCCCGCACCGGGGGTGTAGGCCTCGGTGTCCTCGCCGCCGAACAGCGCCAGCAGGGCGGGGATGAAGCGGCGCAGCTCCAGGGTCATGATGCTGAAGTCGGCGTCCATGCGGGCGGCCTCGTCCTCGGCCTCCACTTCGGCCGCGGTCTCCTGCACCAGGTCGAGGAAGCGCAGGCGCTTCACCGCCAGTTCCTCGGCCACCACGCAGCTGAGGCGATCCTCCCAG
It contains:
- the hisG gene encoding ATP phosphoribosyltransferase: MKQLKIGIPKGSLEEATLALFRQAGWHITPRSRNYFPTVDDPELRCALVRAQEMAPYVENGTLDLGLTGLDWILEHGSEVEEICSLEYSKSSDQPCRWVLVVPNDSPIRSVADLQGRRVATELVGFTRRYLAERGIDAKVEFSWGATEAKAVEGLVDAVVEITETGSTIRAHGLRIVCDLLHTHTRLIANREALADPWKRAKIDQIALLLQSALKARHKVVLKMNVPAARLDELMGLLPSLHAPTVNPLFDPDWAAVETVVDKDQVRDLVPRLAAAGAEGILEYALQKIV